Proteins from a genomic interval of Synergistaceae bacterium:
- the rplP gene encoding 50S ribosomal protein L16, with protein sequence MLMPSRVKYRKSHRSPLRGISKGGVTVAFGEWGLQAEENAWITARQIEATRVAISRKMKKGGKIWIRIFPDRPYTKKPLETRMGKGKGAPEFWVAAVKRGRVMFEVAGVSKDVVEQAFRTASHKLPIKVKIVAREGMGGEQ encoded by the coding sequence ATGCTTATGCCCAGCAGGGTCAAATACAGGAAATCACATCGGAGCCCTCTCCGAGGTATCTCCAAGGGGGGCGTTACGGTGGCTTTCGGAGAATGGGGGCTTCAAGCGGAGGAAAACGCTTGGATAACCGCGCGTCAGATCGAGGCCACCCGCGTGGCGATTTCGCGAAAGATGAAAAAAGGCGGAAAGATCTGGATTCGCATTTTCCCCGACAGACCCTATACCAAAAAGCCCTTGGAAACGCGTATGGGCAAGGGAAAAGGAGCCCCGGAGTTCTGGGTGGCCGCCGTGAAACGAGGCCGCGTAATGTTCGAGGTCGCCGGAGTTTCCAAAGACGTAGTGGAACAAGCTTTTCGCACTGCTTCCCACAAGCTGCCGATCAAGGTAAAGATTGTGGCAAGAGAGGGTATGGGTGGTGAACAATAA
- the rplR gene encoding 50S ribosomal protein L18 has product MKKRSRNDMRVVRHDRLRRTLAGTAAIPRMAVYHSLSHIYVQIIDDDKGHTLAAVSTLETPVRESVKGTCNVEAAKMIGKLAAERAQAKGIEAVVFDRGGHMYHGKVKALADAAREAGLKF; this is encoded by the coding sequence ATGAAGAAGAGGAGCAGAAACGACATGCGCGTCGTGCGTCACGACCGCTTGCGCCGGACTCTCGCCGGAACCGCGGCGATTCCCAGAATGGCCGTTTATCACAGCTTGAGCCATATTTACGTGCAAATTATCGACGACGACAAGGGACATACCTTGGCGGCGGTTTCGACGCTGGAGACACCCGTGAGGGAATCCGTGAAAGGCACCTGCAACGTGGAGGCGGCCAAAATGATCGGGAAATTAGCGGCGGAACGGGCTCAGGCGAAGGGCATAGAGGCTGTGGTCTTTGACCGCGGTGGGCACATGTACCACGGAAAGGTCAAGGCTTTGGCGGACGCGGCTCGTGAAGCCGGCCTCAAGTTCTAG
- the rpsH gene encoding 30S ribosomal protein S8, translating to MYINDPIADMLTRVRNANMIYSESVDIPTSKIKLAIARILKEEGYIKNFKTINDPKKPYASIRVFLSYGSERERVIQGLRRISKPGRRIYVGKAKLPLVMGGLGLVVVSTSQGLKTGAEASKLGLGGEVLCYVW from the coding sequence ATGTACATCAATGATCCGATCGCGGATATGCTCACGAGAGTGCGCAACGCGAATATGATATACAGCGAAAGCGTGGATATCCCCACGAGCAAGATCAAGCTGGCCATTGCCAGGATCTTGAAAGAAGAGGGATATATCAAGAACTTCAAGACGATCAACGACCCGAAGAAACCCTACGCGTCGATCCGTGTCTTTTTGTCCTACGGCTCGGAACGCGAGCGCGTCATTCAAGGACTCCGGAGGATCAGCAAGCCGGGACGGAGGATCTACGTGGGTAAGGCCAAACTTCCTTTGGTAATGGGAGGCTTAGGTTTGGTGGTCGTTTCCACATCCCAGGGCCTGAAGACAGGGGCGGAAGCCTCGAAGCTGGGTCTGGGCGGCGAAGTGCTCTGTTACGTTTGGTGA
- the rpsS gene encoding 30S ribosomal protein S19 translates to MARSAKKGPYVEQRLLGRVEEMNTSGNKKVLRTWSRRSTVVPQMIGHTIAVHNGRIHLPVYISENMVGHKLGEFAQTRKFGRHAGQERSTKGK, encoded by the coding sequence ATGGCTCGTTCCGCAAAGAAAGGACCCTATGTAGAGCAGCGTCTCTTGGGCAGGGTCGAGGAAATGAACACGTCGGGAAACAAAAAGGTCTTGAGGACCTGGTCGCGCCGTTCAACCGTGGTGCCTCAAATGATTGGACACACCATCGCCGTTCACAATGGGCGCATACACCTTCCGGTGTACATCAGCGAGAACATGGTGGGACATAAATTGGGAGAATTCGCCCAAACCCGTAAGTTCGGGCGCCATGCGGGACAAGAGCGTTCCACCAAGGGAAAGTGA
- the rpmD gene encoding 50S ribosomal protein L30 has product MAKVRVKWVKSAIGFSSRQKRTIEALGFKKLQSVVVHEDTPQIRGMIEKVRHLVDWTNEN; this is encoded by the coding sequence ATGGCTAAGGTCAGGGTAAAGTGGGTCAAAAGCGCCATCGGTTTTTCTTCGCGCCAGAAGAGGACCATTGAGGCGTTAGGTTTTAAGAAATTACAATCTGTGGTGGTCCACGAGGACACACCTCAGATCCGTGGCATGATAGAAAAAGTCCGTCATCTGGTTGACTGGACAAACGAGAACTAA
- the rplB gene encoding 50S ribosomal protein L2 has product MSIKQFKPYTPGRRQMTIQGREDITAEKPERSLTTELRKSGGRNNTGRITMRHIGGGHRRTYRIIDFRRNKLGIPGKVATVEYDPNRNARIALVNYVDGEKRYILLPKGLKVGDTIVAGPEADITPGNALKLKDIPVGTVVHNLELEPGRGGKLVRAAGTSAQLMAKEGKYAYLRMPSGELRLILQECMATVGQIGNEDHENISLGKAGKNRYLGRRSTVRGMVMNPVDHPMGGGEGKSKGNKHPLSPWGTPAKGFRTRKKKPSDRLIVRRRYDK; this is encoded by the coding sequence ACATCACCGCCGAGAAGCCGGAGCGTTCGCTGACGACGGAATTGCGCAAAAGCGGCGGTCGTAACAACACGGGACGTATCACCATGCGGCACATCGGCGGGGGACATAGAAGGACTTATCGCATCATTGATTTTCGCCGTAACAAACTGGGGATTCCCGGCAAGGTGGCCACAGTGGAGTACGATCCCAACCGCAACGCGCGCATCGCACTCGTCAACTACGTCGATGGGGAGAAGCGCTACATTCTCCTTCCCAAAGGTCTCAAGGTGGGGGACACAATTGTCGCGGGGCCAGAAGCGGATATCACTCCAGGTAACGCCTTGAAGCTCAAGGATATCCCCGTGGGGACCGTCGTCCATAACCTCGAACTGGAGCCTGGCCGGGGAGGCAAGTTGGTGCGCGCGGCGGGGACCTCGGCGCAGCTCATGGCGAAAGAGGGCAAATACGCTTACCTGCGTATGCCCAGCGGAGAGCTTCGCCTGATTTTGCAGGAGTGCATGGCCACGGTGGGTCAGATCGGAAACGAAGACCACGAAAACATTTCCCTGGGCAAGGCCGGCAAGAACCGTTACCTGGGGCGCCGCTCCACAGTGAGGGGCATGGTCATGAATCCCGTGGACCATCCTATGGGCGGTGGCGAAGGCAAAAGCAAGGGCAACAAGCATCCTCTTTCCCCTTGGGGCACGCCGGCCAAAGGTTTTCGGACGCGCAAGAAAAAGCCTTCCGATAGGCTGATCGTTCGCCGCCGTTACGACAAGTAG
- the rplV gene encoding 50S ribosomal protein L22, with product MEAVVKNTAKAMVRQVRVSPFKVRQILALIRGKKAGEAMTILHFSPQKAARIVFKVLQSAVANAEHNYGMDTDKLHVLTAYADQGPSMKRFRPASMGRAHPYVHRTSHVTVTVAER from the coding sequence ATGGAGGCTGTCGTTAAAAATACAGCAAAAGCTATGGTCCGTCAAGTAAGGGTTTCTCCGTTCAAAGTGCGGCAGATTCTCGCCCTTATTCGAGGAAAAAAAGCGGGAGAGGCAATGACAATTTTACATTTTAGCCCTCAGAAAGCGGCGCGTATCGTGTTCAAGGTTTTACAGAGCGCGGTAGCGAACGCGGAACATAATTACGGGATGGATACGGACAAGTTGCACGTTCTGACGGCTTACGCCGACCAGGGGCCCTCTATGAAGCGTTTTCGCCCCGCTTCTATGGGAAGGGCGCATCCCTACGTACACCGCACATCCCATGTGACCGTCACGGTCGCGGAACGTTAA
- the rplO gene encoding 50S ribosomal protein L15, whose translation MNLHDLSPAPGSRRVTKRLGQGIGSGTGKTSGKGNKGHKSRTGGGVRPGFEGGQMPLVRRVPKRGFNNARFAQEYQVVNLESLSKKFDGGEVSATELHRAGLVRSLTQPVKLLAKGTVEKAFTIKVNAVSQNAREKIEAAGGKVEVV comes from the coding sequence ATGAACCTTCACGATCTTAGTCCTGCCCCGGGATCCAGGCGCGTAACGAAGCGGTTGGGGCAGGGAATAGGCAGCGGAACGGGTAAAACTTCAGGCAAGGGTAACAAAGGGCATAAATCCCGGACGGGCGGCGGCGTTCGCCCCGGTTTCGAGGGAGGCCAGATGCCTCTCGTCAGAAGAGTGCCCAAGCGCGGTTTCAATAACGCGCGTTTTGCCCAAGAATATCAAGTCGTCAATCTGGAATCACTGTCCAAAAAATTCGACGGGGGGGAGGTGTCCGCCACGGAACTCCATCGGGCGGGCCTTGTCCGTTCTCTTACCCAGCCAGTGAAACTTCTCGCGAAGGGCACGGTGGAGAAAGCGTTTACCATAAAGGTGAACGCGGTCAGTCAGAACGCGCGGGAAAAAATAGAAGCGGCGGGCGGGAAAGTCGAGGTGGTCTGA
- a CDS encoding type Z 30S ribosomal protein S14: MARKAMRHKATLTPKFQVRQHNRCPLCGRVHAYMRVFDMCRCCFRKLAREGKIPGVVKSSW, translated from the coding sequence ATGGCAAGGAAAGCGATGAGACATAAGGCGACCCTGACCCCGAAGTTCCAGGTACGGCAACATAACCGTTGCCCGCTGTGCGGTAGGGTTCACGCTTATATGCGCGTCTTCGACATGTGCCGTTGCTGCTTCCGCAAGCTGGCTCGCGAGGGCAAGATACCCGGCGTCGTGAAGTCTAGCTGGTAG
- the rplE gene encoding 50S ribosomal protein L5, whose protein sequence is MTPRVLEKYKTEICPALMKEFGYKNVMQLPRVQKIVVNIGVGDAKLDIKFMDVAIAELRAITGQQPLLKRAKKSVAGFKVREGMPVACAVTLRGTRMWEFLDRLISLALPSIKDFQGVSKRGFDGRGNYNLGLREQLIFPEINYDKVIRSRGMNVSIVTTAKSDEEAHALLKGMGMPFNR, encoded by the coding sequence ATGACGCCGCGTGTTCTAGAAAAATACAAAACGGAGATTTGCCCCGCGCTCATGAAGGAGTTCGGGTACAAAAACGTGATGCAATTGCCTCGCGTCCAGAAAATTGTCGTGAATATCGGCGTGGGCGATGCGAAGCTCGATATCAAGTTTATGGATGTGGCCATCGCTGAGTTGCGCGCCATTACCGGGCAGCAGCCGCTTTTGAAGCGGGCGAAGAAGTCTGTGGCCGGTTTCAAAGTGCGGGAGGGGATGCCCGTCGCCTGCGCCGTTACTCTTCGAGGGACGCGCATGTGGGAGTTTCTCGACCGATTGATCTCCTTGGCTCTGCCCAGTATCAAGGATTTTCAGGGAGTTTCAAAACGCGGGTTCGACGGACGGGGAAATTACAACCTAGGGCTGAGAGAACAGCTCATTTTCCCGGAAATCAACTACGACAAGGTGATCCGTTCCCGCGGGATGAACGTGTCCATTGTGACGACAGCAAAAAGCGACGAGGAAGCCCACGCGCTCCTCAAGGGTATGGGAATGCCCTTCAATCGCTAG
- the rpsQ gene encoding 30S ribosomal protein S17, protein MEAAAEAKENNGLSHRKVRVGVVVSDKMNKTVVVKVSRHAEHPLYGKRIIKSKKYVAHDEENVCRIGDQIRIRETRPLSKTKRWELVEIVRKAPVFDSETPGEE, encoded by the coding sequence ATGGAAGCCGCAGCGGAAGCAAAAGAGAACAACGGGCTTTCTCATAGAAAGGTTCGCGTTGGGGTTGTGGTCAGCGACAAAATGAACAAGACGGTGGTGGTCAAGGTTAGCCGCCACGCCGAGCATCCCCTTTACGGCAAACGCATCATCAAGTCGAAAAAATATGTGGCCCACGACGAGGAGAATGTCTGCCGAATCGGGGATCAGATCCGGATCCGGGAAACGCGCCCTTTGAGCAAAACGAAAAGATGGGAACTGGTGGAGATCGTGCGGAAGGCCCCGGTTTTCGATTCTGAGACGCCTGGGGAGGAGTAG
- the map gene encoding type I methionyl aminopeptidase, with protein sequence MIHLKTKEEIALMRNAGKVVADILDALREIVRPGISTAELDRVAEQYIQESGGKASFKGYRPFHAEIPYPSAICASVNEEIVHGIPSDGRILQEGDIVSVDVGVYLQGYHGDAACTYPVGALTPIRKKLLDVTEKSLELALDAIKAGNTVGDVGYAVESYVLGQGFGVVRDFTGHGVGKQLHEAPQVPNFGKPRRGVTLQRGMTLAIEPMVVIGKEQIKIGPNKWVVVTADGSDAAHFERSVVVTDEGHDLLTPWISH encoded by the coding sequence ATGATACATCTCAAGACGAAAGAAGAAATCGCCCTGATGCGCAACGCGGGCAAGGTGGTCGCCGACATCCTTGATGCCCTGAGAGAGATAGTGCGACCGGGGATCTCCACGGCGGAACTGGACCGTGTGGCGGAGCAATACATACAAGAAAGCGGGGGAAAGGCGTCGTTCAAAGGTTATCGTCCTTTCCACGCGGAGATTCCTTACCCGAGCGCTATCTGCGCGTCCGTCAATGAAGAGATTGTTCATGGCATTCCCAGTGACGGACGGATTCTACAGGAAGGGGATATCGTCAGCGTGGATGTGGGGGTCTATCTCCAGGGTTACCATGGAGACGCAGCCTGTACCTACCCCGTGGGCGCCTTGACCCCTATTCGGAAGAAACTTCTGGATGTCACCGAGAAATCTCTAGAACTTGCCCTGGACGCGATCAAAGCGGGCAACACCGTGGGCGACGTGGGGTATGCTGTGGAAAGCTACGTTTTGGGCCAAGGCTTCGGTGTCGTCCGCGATTTTACAGGACACGGAGTGGGCAAACAGTTGCATGAGGCGCCTCAGGTGCCCAATTTTGGAAAGCCGAGAAGGGGCGTCACTTTGCAACGGGGAATGACCTTGGCTATAGAACCCATGGTCGTGATCGGAAAGGAACAAATCAAGATCGGACCAAACAAATGGGTTGTCGTTACCGCTGATGGTTCCGACGCGGCGCATTTCGAGAGGTCTGTCGTCGTTACGGACGAGGGCCACGATCTCCTGACCCCATGGATAAGCCATTAA
- a CDS encoding adenylate kinase — MRFILLGAPGSGKGTQADLLKKRYGCAHISTGDILRLNLKDETELGLRARDFMQKGELVPDELVIEMVEKRLQEADAAESFLMDGFPRTLSQAEAFGKILEKMGQSLDMALLLKIDEESLVRRLINRRTCRSCGKIWNLLAMPSETKTCPECEGELYQRDDDAESVIRRRLEVYRAQTTPLVSWYEKAGKLRIVNAEGSAQEIFESMQVVLGR; from the coding sequence GTGCGGTTTATTCTTTTGGGCGCGCCGGGGTCGGGTAAGGGTACTCAGGCGGATTTACTAAAGAAACGATACGGTTGTGCCCACATCTCAACGGGCGACATCTTGAGGCTGAATTTGAAGGACGAGACCGAGCTGGGTCTTCGAGCCAGGGACTTCATGCAAAAGGGAGAACTGGTTCCTGACGAATTGGTGATCGAGATGGTGGAGAAGAGGCTTCAGGAGGCCGACGCCGCGGAAAGCTTTCTCATGGATGGCTTTCCCCGCACGCTGTCTCAGGCAGAGGCTTTCGGGAAAATTTTAGAGAAAATGGGCCAGTCTTTAGACATGGCGCTACTCCTGAAAATCGATGAGGAATCTCTGGTTCGGCGCCTGATCAATCGCAGAACCTGCCGTTCCTGCGGTAAGATTTGGAACCTTTTGGCGATGCCTTCCGAGACGAAGACTTGCCCGGAGTGCGAAGGCGAGCTTTACCAAAGGGATGACGATGCGGAATCCGTGATTCGCAGGCGCTTGGAGGTCTATCGCGCTCAAACGACGCCTCTAGTGTCCTGGTACGAAAAGGCGGGGAAGCTGCGGATCGTGAACGCCGAAGGATCCGCTCAGGAGATCTTTGAGAGTATGCAGGTGGTTTTGGGCCGATGA
- the rpmC gene encoding 50S ribosomal protein L29: protein MDATKLRELGLDELQEQYRHYKEELFNLRFQNATGQLKNTSRIRDVRKIIARVLTIAGEKTRAMEGSSGRR, encoded by the coding sequence ATGGATGCGACGAAACTTCGGGAGCTTGGACTGGACGAACTTCAGGAACAGTATCGCCATTATAAAGAAGAGCTTTTTAATCTGCGTTTTCAGAACGCCACAGGACAGTTGAAGAATACGAGCCGCATTAGGGACGTCCGGAAAATAATCGCCAGAGTGTTGACCATCGCCGGTGAGAAGACGCGCGCGATGGAAGGCTCGTCCGGTAGGAGGTAG
- the rpsE gene encoding 30S ribosomal protein S5: MLKKRIDAKNLELKERVVAINRVSKVVKGGKRFKFAVLVVVGDGERYVGVAIGKAKEISEAVRKGIDKASKDLVELKRMGDTVPHPIQGEFGAARVLLKPAPAGTGVIAGGVVRAIMELGGVKDVVTKVVGRTSNAINVAWATLEALRESRTVDEIFKLRGKKAPERSAAVTG, encoded by the coding sequence ATGCTCAAAAAAAGAATAGATGCTAAGAATCTGGAATTGAAAGAACGCGTTGTCGCCATCAACCGTGTGAGCAAAGTCGTCAAGGGAGGCAAACGTTTCAAATTCGCGGTCCTTGTCGTGGTCGGCGACGGCGAGCGCTACGTTGGCGTCGCTATCGGCAAGGCAAAGGAGATCTCCGAAGCCGTGCGCAAGGGCATCGATAAGGCGAGCAAAGACCTCGTGGAGCTGAAGCGCATGGGCGACACCGTACCCCACCCCATTCAAGGGGAGTTCGGAGCCGCCAGAGTTCTCTTGAAGCCGGCTCCCGCTGGAACGGGAGTTATCGCGGGCGGCGTCGTGCGCGCCATCATGGAACTCGGCGGAGTGAAAGACGTGGTGACGAAGGTGGTGGGGCGCACTTCAAACGCTATCAATGTAGCTTGGGCCACGTTGGAGGCCTTGAGAGAGAGCCGGACGGTGGACGAGATTTTCAAACTTCGCGGCAAAAAAGCTCCTGAGCGGAGCGCGGCCGTGACGGGGTAG
- the rplF gene encoding 50S ribosomal protein L6, with product MSRIGRKAIPIPKGTSVTVKRDEIGDKIVVMGTKGELDTPLMPGINVSVEQDKVTVSRENDEKQTCAWHGMTRALIANMVTGVTEGFQKTLEIVGVGWRAQMQGKKLVLSLGYSHPVEYEAPKGIEIVVENPIKFVVKGIDKQVVGETCAIIRGYRPPEPYHGKGIRYSNENVVRKAGKTGAK from the coding sequence ATGTCTCGTATAGGACGGAAGGCCATCCCGATCCCCAAGGGAACCAGCGTGACGGTCAAAAGGGATGAAATCGGGGATAAAATCGTGGTAATGGGCACGAAAGGAGAACTCGACACTCCTCTCATGCCGGGCATCAATGTGAGCGTCGAGCAGGACAAGGTGACCGTGAGCCGAGAGAACGACGAAAAACAGACCTGCGCGTGGCACGGTATGACGCGGGCTTTGATCGCCAACATGGTGACGGGCGTGACCGAGGGTTTCCAAAAAACCCTCGAAATTGTGGGGGTGGGCTGGCGCGCCCAAATGCAGGGTAAAAAACTGGTGTTGAGCTTAGGCTATTCCCACCCCGTGGAGTACGAAGCGCCCAAGGGGATCGAGATCGTGGTGGAAAACCCCATCAAGTTCGTCGTAAAAGGCATCGACAAACAGGTTGTCGGGGAGACTTGCGCGATCATTCGCGGCTACCGCCCACCGGAACCTTACCACGGCAAGGGGATTCGTTACTCGAACGAAAACGTGGTTCGCAAGGCCGGCAAGACCGGCGCGAAGTAA
- the rpsC gene encoding 30S ribosomal protein S3: MGQKVHPVGYRLGITTEWESKWYASPKDYAKKLHEDLKLRAWIMKKWEGAGIPRVEIERVGHVVRFTIWTARPGVVIGRGGTEIQVIKDELQQLTGGKVMVNVQEIKNPDVVAQLVAENIASSLERRVSFRRAMKQAIFRATKAGAKGIKAQVAGRLGGAEIARTEWYNEGRLPLSTIRADIDYGFAEAITLYGVIGCKIWIYRDRENERPVQQRSKRDRDRERPRG; encoded by the coding sequence GTGGGACAAAAAGTTCATCCCGTTGGGTATAGATTAGGAATCACGACGGAGTGGGAGTCCAAATGGTACGCAAGCCCTAAGGACTACGCTAAGAAATTGCACGAAGACCTTAAACTTCGCGCGTGGATTATGAAGAAATGGGAAGGAGCCGGCATTCCCCGCGTGGAAATCGAGCGGGTGGGCCACGTGGTTCGTTTCACCATTTGGACGGCGCGCCCTGGCGTCGTCATTGGACGGGGCGGCACCGAGATCCAGGTCATCAAAGACGAGCTTCAGCAGCTCACCGGCGGTAAGGTCATGGTCAATGTGCAAGAGATCAAAAACCCCGACGTAGTGGCGCAGTTGGTGGCGGAAAACATCGCCTCATCCCTGGAGCGGCGTGTTTCCTTTCGCCGCGCGATGAAGCAGGCCATTTTCCGCGCGACGAAGGCCGGAGCCAAGGGCATCAAGGCCCAAGTAGCCGGACGCCTGGGCGGCGCAGAAATCGCGCGGACCGAGTGGTACAACGAGGGCCGTCTGCCGCTTTCCACCATTCGGGCGGACATTGATTACGGTTTTGCCGAGGCCATTACCCTATACGGTGTCATCGGCTGCAAGATCTGGATATATCGCGACAGGGAGAACGAACGGCCTGTGCAGCAGCGTTCAAAGCGAGACAGAGACCGAGAGAGACCAAGGGGGTAG
- the secY gene encoding preprotein translocase subunit SecY translates to MLGSFGDIFKLPELKRRILFTLGVLFIFRVGAHIPTPGINIEVMSNFFNESSGGFLGFLNMFSGGALGRLSIFSLGVAPYINSSIVMQLLVVIFPTLEKMQKDNEEGRKKIIQWTRYGAIPFAVVQAVGLTTWLGSFNPPIFSGSFFDSIVVVLTITTGSVAVMWMGEELSDHGIGNGISLLIFAGIVARIPDAILQTGALLRAGSVNILVILLSLLLMTLVVAGCIVLQEGQRRLPVQYAKRVVGNKIYGGQSTFIPLKVNQSGVIPIIFASSILIFPSTLAGFFSDSGVGRFIQELFTHGSVFYTMCYVLLIVFFSYFYTAVVFNPNEIANNMKKYGGFVLGIRPGQPTADYITKVMERITLGGAIFLAVVALVPDLMSGLMRANAFYFGGTAVLIVVGVALDTVHQIEAQLLMRHYDGILKKSRGKAGSLLHV, encoded by the coding sequence GTGCTCGGGTCCTTCGGCGATATTTTCAAGCTGCCTGAACTGAAGAGGCGGATACTTTTCACATTGGGTGTCCTGTTCATCTTTCGCGTGGGCGCTCATATCCCCACGCCGGGCATCAACATCGAAGTGATGTCCAACTTTTTCAACGAGAGCAGCGGTGGCTTTCTGGGCTTTCTGAACATGTTTTCAGGAGGCGCCCTGGGGCGTCTGAGTATTTTCTCACTGGGCGTCGCGCCTTATATCAACTCCAGTATCGTGATGCAGCTTCTGGTCGTTATTTTTCCGACGCTGGAAAAAATGCAGAAGGACAACGAGGAAGGCCGGAAAAAGATTATCCAGTGGACCCGCTACGGGGCTATTCCCTTCGCAGTTGTTCAAGCCGTGGGGTTGACGACGTGGCTGGGGAGCTTCAATCCGCCTATTTTTTCGGGCTCCTTTTTCGATTCGATCGTAGTGGTGCTCACCATCACGACGGGTTCCGTGGCTGTGATGTGGATGGGCGAGGAGCTTTCCGACCACGGAATCGGCAACGGCATTTCCCTTTTGATTTTTGCGGGTATCGTGGCGCGCATTCCCGACGCTATCCTCCAGACGGGGGCGCTCCTGCGCGCTGGGTCTGTGAATATTCTCGTGATCCTGCTCTCCTTGCTCCTGATGACGCTGGTAGTCGCGGGTTGCATCGTGCTCCAGGAGGGCCAGAGACGCCTACCGGTCCAGTACGCCAAACGGGTAGTGGGAAACAAAATCTACGGGGGACAGAGCACGTTTATTCCGCTGAAGGTGAATCAGTCGGGCGTCATCCCCATTATCTTCGCGTCGTCGATTCTTATTTTCCCGTCCACGCTAGCCGGCTTTTTCAGCGATAGCGGTGTTGGGCGCTTTATTCAGGAGCTTTTCACTCATGGAAGCGTCTTTTACACGATGTGCTACGTTCTCCTGATCGTTTTTTTCTCTTACTTCTACACGGCAGTTGTCTTCAACCCCAACGAAATCGCCAATAACATGAAAAAATACGGCGGCTTCGTTCTGGGGATTCGGCCGGGACAGCCCACGGCGGATTACATCACCAAGGTGATGGAGCGTATTACATTGGGTGGCGCGATTTTTCTGGCGGTCGTGGCTCTGGTCCCGGACCTCATGTCAGGGCTGATGCGGGCGAACGCCTTTTATTTCGGCGGGACTGCTGTTTTGATCGTGGTCGGCGTCGCTCTCGATACGGTGCACCAGATCGAAGCCCAGTTGTTGATGCGGCACTACGACGGCATCTTGAAGAAGTCGAGAGGCAAGGCCGGAAGCCTGCTCCATGTGTGA
- the rplN gene encoding 50S ribosomal protein L14: protein MIQLTTVLNVADNSGARKLFCIQVMGGSKRKWGTIGDVIVASVREAIPNSNIAKGSVVKAVIVRTKKEIRRQDGSYVRFDDNAAVIIDNNGEPKGTRIFGPVGRELRAKKYMRILSLAPEVV, encoded by the coding sequence ATGATCCAGTTGACGACAGTCTTGAATGTGGCTGATAACTCCGGAGCCAGAAAACTTTTTTGTATACAGGTCATGGGGGGCAGCAAGCGCAAGTGGGGCACGATCGGGGATGTTATTGTTGCCTCCGTTCGGGAGGCTATCCCTAACAGTAACATCGCCAAAGGTTCCGTCGTAAAGGCCGTCATTGTCCGCACCAAAAAAGAGATACGGCGTCAGGATGGGTCCTACGTACGTTTCGACGACAACGCGGCGGTCATCATCGACAACAACGGGGAGCCCAAGGGGACGAGAATTTTTGGGCCCGTGGGGCGTGAGTTGCGCGCCAAAAAGTACATGCGCATCCTTTCCCTCGCGCCCGAAGTGGTCTAG
- the rplX gene encoding 50S ribosomal protein L24, with the protein MSMRIKKNDRVRVISGKYKGKEGKILRHIPTKDMIVVEGVNVVSRHLKPSQKNPQAGIIQKEAPIYASKVMLVCPQCGKATRVGCSFMESGKKVRVCRKCNEIIDRT; encoded by the coding sequence ATGTCTATGAGAATAAAGAAAAACGACCGGGTCCGCGTCATATCCGGCAAGTACAAAGGCAAAGAAGGCAAGATTCTGCGTCATATCCCCACGAAGGACATGATCGTCGTGGAGGGGGTCAACGTGGTTTCCCGCCATCTGAAGCCGAGTCAAAAAAACCCCCAGGCGGGCATTATCCAGAAAGAAGCGCCCATTTACGCCTCGAAGGTGATGCTGGTGTGCCCTCAGTGCGGCAAGGCCACGCGGGTTGGATGCTCTTTCATGGAGAGCGGGAAAAAGGTTCGCGTTTGCAGAAAATGCAACGAAATCATCGACCGGACCTAA